The following nucleotide sequence is from Desulfovibrio aminophilus DSM 12254.
TGGTCCACCAGGCTGTTGAGCGCGTCCGGACGAAGGAACACGCCGCCCAGCACGGCCTGCTCGGCCTCCAGGGCCTGGGGGGTGAGGCGCGCGGTCATACAGCACTCCCATGATCCCAGGCAGCCCACGCGGACTCCCTAGAGGAGTAGGCTCCTGCACTCGCCCCGCACCCCCCACACGCCACCCAATACATGACAGGGCGGCCAAATTGCGTGGACTCCAGACAGCCGCATCCACCACAAAAAGGACACATCCGATGCTCTCCCCCCAGCACGGCCTGCGCGGCGCGGCGGCGCTCATCCTCCATACGCTCAGACTCCCATGCCTCCTCCCACAGTCTGCGGCTGACAGGGCTCCGCATCGGATTGGCCTCCAGAGGGATGCCGGAGAGATACGCCCGGCGGCCCTTAGCCCTGGCGTTGGCCCAGGTGGCGCGTTCGCTCATGCGGCCTCCTGGAGTGGATAGGGATAATCCACCTGAAAGAACCCCAATCGACCAGGGCAGGGCCAGAATCGCAACGGCAGTGCATTGCTCACCTTCCACCACCACTTCCCCGGCTCACACCACGGGGAAATTCTCACGTCAGGGTCTGTTGCCCTCATGAAGAATGAAATGGTGGCCACGCCCACGATGCCGCCCAGGTCCAGGGCCTGGGACATGGGGTTGAGGGTGTGCCAGGGCAGCAGCTGGCCCGTGGTCCGGTTGTAGGCGAGCTGGGCGGCCTGCCAGACGGGCATGGACGAGCCTCGCCGCGAATAGTCCGGCTCCCAGGGGCACGGCTGCTTGCTGGCATGGAGCAACACCTGGTGGCCGATGTGCTTGTTCGGACAGCACCAGGAGCGGTTTTCGATGTCCTTGAGTCCTAGGGCGATCAGCGCGGCCCACGGCTGGCGGATGGAGAGGGCGGGGAGGATCATGCGGCCTCCTGCTGGGCGGCCAGGATGGCGCGCCCGATGATTTCCACGATGCCCGGGATCACGGTGTTTCCATAGGCTTTCGCCTGGCCCACCCGGTCGGGAACCCCATGAGCCAGCAAAGGAACTCCGGGTGCAACGGCCCGGACCCGGCCGTCCCGGCACAGGACCCATTCCGCCCCGGCCCAAGGTGAGCCACCTCGTTGACCAGCTGCTGGCCACGCGCCTTGCCCGCATTCCTCCGGGCCTGGCTCTCCGGGCTGTTGGGAAACCGGAAGTCCCGCGGCGTCCACGATGACCCCGGTGTGGGACCAGCGGGCCCAGGTCCGGCCGCCGGAGAGCACGGTCTGGAACCACTGGATCAGGTTGTCGAACCAGCCGCCCCCGTCCACCACGAAGATGTCCCCGGGCTTGAGCCAAAGCCGGTTGGACAGCCTGGCCACCGCCTACGCCCCCAGCCCGGCCAGCTCGGCGCGCAGGTCCAGGGCCTGGGCCTCCAGGTCGGCCAGCCGGTCCACGTCGTCCTGGTCCGGGGTCTGCCCGGCGGTCTGGGCGGCCAGGATCGCGCGCAGCGGCCTGGCGCTGGCCGCATCGATGGCGGTCAGCTCGGAGCGGATCGCGGCAGCGCGGATCACGGCCAGCTCTTCAGCGGTGGGCGCGGGCGGGTCCACGGCCACGGGGCGGCCACTGGCGTCGGGCACGATCACCTTGCCCAGGCCCTGGGCCTCCAGAAGCGCGGCGTATTCGGTGTCCGTGATTTCTACGGCGTCTGTGGGCATGGAGTCGTGTATCCTCGGATCATAGAATCCATGCGCGCTCGGGGAGTAGTACATATATCCTCCTGGGGCTTAAAAGCCGATGGCGATGTAGCAAATGTTGCGGATATTTGGGCCGTTGTGCCGCAACCGGATTTGAGACAGGCTGGGCCTGCCGATATCAGCTCCGGCGTAAGAGCCAAAGCCGCCGGCAGGCCATCCCTGCGTGGCGGTGGCCACGGAGAACTGAGTGGGGAACGCGACAGGCAGGGTAAACGGCTGCTCCTCGCCCGCCTCCACCGCCACATTGCCCCACTGGATGATGAGGCCGCTGGGTAGCCGCTGATAGCCGCTACCGCCGAGACTGTACCTCATCGGGCCGGTCGGCATCTGCAGAAGTGCGGAGCCGCCGCTGTAATACCAAGTAGAGCCGCCGCCAGCGCCGACGATGGACAGCGTTTCGCCGGGGCAGAGGGTAATTTGCGTGACCCCTCCGGCGGCTGAAGGCCAGGCAAACTTGTCTGTGCCGGAGCAGGCGATGATTACGTTTTTTTGGGAATCGTTGTAAAAATGGTATCCACCTCCGATTCTGATGGTGGCGATTTGCGGTAGGGTCATCGTGATGACCTCGGTCCCACCGACGACAACGAGCTTCCCGAGGTCCGCGACGGTCAGCACTTGCGACGTGGTGTAGCCGATGAGGCCTCTCAAATTGCCCAACGCCATCTGCACGAAGGCCGTGGTGGACACACTCGTGTCGTTGTCGAACTGGGGCGGCGTCGGCGCGGTGGGATTGCCGCTGAACACGGGGCTGGCCAGCGGGGCCTTGAGCGCCAGGGAGCCGAGCAGACTGGTGATGATGGAGCCCAACTGGCCGTCATTGGTCGGCGAGAGCGAGAGTCCGCCCGCGAGGACGGCCTTAACCAGTTCCTCCTGGACGACGTTCAGCCAGGCGGCCGTCACCACGGTCGCGGGCACGGCGGCGGCCGGGCTGCCCTCGGTGAACTTCTTGTCGGCCGTGGCCGTGGAATGGTCGATCCGGTTCATTTATTCCTCCTTTGGTCCGTAGGCGAAGAGCACGATGAGATGGGCCTGGGCGCGGCGGCGCAGTTCGCATTCGAGCAACGCGTCGCCCCATTCGGCCAGGGGCTCGGCGGCGCAGGAGCCTCCGGCGGTGAACGGGCGGATGGTGACGACGTCGGCCGTGCGCAGCAGGAAGGCGTGGGCCCAGTCCCCGTTAGACAGGGGGTCGCCCGCCCGGGATAGCCCGGCGCGGAACGGCCGGAACTCCTCCACCCTGGCCCCGACGTAGCCCAGGGCCTCGGCCAGGGCCTCATGATCCGCCGGACGCTGGCCGTAGCGGGCCGTCAGGTGGGTGTGAACGGCCCGCCGCCGGGCCGCGAGCGTGGTCGGGGCGGCGGCCACGCAGGGACCAGGCAGGCCGCATATCCGCTCCCAATCCGGAAGCAGCTCCGTGGCCGTGCGCGGGTCCGCCTCGGTCCACAGGTCGGCGGCCCGGGCGTCCACGCGGGCCAGCTCCTCGGCCTCGGCCGCGAGGAGCGCGCCCCAGACCGTGCCGGGGTCCCGCGGCAGGGCCGCGCCGGGCGGCTGCAGGGCCATGAGCAAGTCCAGATACCTTTCAGCGTCGAGCATCAGGCCCCCCAGTCGATTGTCCCGAGCACGGCCAGTTCACCGGGCCCGCAGGCGAAGTCGGCGGCGGGCGACAGCAGGACGTGGTCCGCCTCGCCCACGGAGATGCTGACGGCCTCGGTGAGGTGCGAGCGCAGGATCGCGTCGCCGGGCACCGCCTCGCGGAAGAGCAGGTCGGCCAACTCGGCCAGGACCGCCGCGCGCACGGAGGCCGTGTCCGGGGTCAGGCGGATGCTCGGGTTGATG
It contains:
- a CDS encoding Lar family restriction alleviation protein, whose translation is MSERATWANARAKGRRAYLSGIPLEANPMRSPVSRRLWEEAWESERMEDERRRAAQAVLGGEHRMCPFCGGCGCLESTQFGRPVMYWVACGGCGASAGAYSSRESAWAAWDHGSAV
- a CDS encoding YmfQ family protein, with amino-acid sequence MLDAERYLDLLMALQPPGAALPRDPGTVWGALLAAEAEELARVDARAADLWTEADPRTATELLPDWERICGLPGPCVAAAPTTLAARRRAVHTHLTARYGQRPADHEALAEALGYVGARVEEFRPFRAGLSRAGDPLSNGDWAHAFLLRTADVVTIRPFTAGGSCAAEPLAEWGDALLECELRRRAQAHLIVLFAYGPKEE
- a CDS encoding gp53-like domain-containing protein, with protein sequence MNRIDHSTATADKKFTEGSPAAAVPATVVTAAWLNVVQEELVKAVLAGGLSLSPTNDGQLGSIITSLLGSLALKAPLASPVFSGNPTAPTPPQFDNDTSVSTTAFVQMALGNLRGLIGYTTSQVLTVADLGKLVVVGGTEVITMTLPQIATIRIGGGYHFYNDSQKNVIIACSGTDKFAWPSAAGGVTQITLCPGETLSIVGAGGGSTWYYSGGSALLQMPTGPMRYSLGGSGYQRLPSGLIIQWGNVAVEAGEEQPFTLPVAFPTQFSVATATQGWPAGGFGSYAGADIGRPSLSQIRLRHNGPNIRNICYIAIGF